CTTTGCTCTATTCAGTAGctttttattgtacagctggatCTCCTTCCTGTCAGAAGTAATAAATGTAGatgtaatttcatttaaatctaAGTTGTGATTAATGTTGTTTTCTGCAAGATCTGAGGCATTGATGTAGAGTGGATTGGTGTAGTGTAAAGTTTCAGTATGCAAATAACGTTCTTTTTCATCACAGGTATCTACTAGACCCACAGCTTTCTTGGgaaacccaccccctcccctcactaCATTAAAGCCTTCAGCCAATCCTtacctttctctccttcccccaaCTGATCATGTGGATCCTCCACCAATGGAGGAATCCAATCAgaggtgagaaagagagatgaaaaCCACCCCCACCTAAGTATGCACTCTCATTCCTTATTCATCAATTACAAACAGACCTCAATAAGTACCACCCCCTTAAATTAATTACCCAGTTAATTACCCAATCAGGCCAATTCAGAactcttcttctttttaatgCGATACTTCTTTGTGGTATCTTTCAAGTTAATTGGGTAGATATTAGTATGAGTGTATGTAATATGCgtgacatacattttacatgggTTTTAAGACACTACTGGAAAGATCGCAAGTGCATAACCACTGCATGTAACTACTGTAGTTCAGCTCTTATCCAAAACTTGTCCTACATCAGACTGGAAACAAAGAATTTGTTTCATGGCTAGAATTGACTGTTGTTGAAAAAGGACTGTTAATGCTGTTGTCAGCCTaatgttaatagtttaatattgaatggcaaaaataaatgcaattgtCATGGCTTTGAAAATAGGCCAGTAAAAAAAGATGCAGAATACCTCATATTTAGGCAAAGTGTGTACTTGAACTAAATGATTTGGCCCTTGGTGTCCCTGTGTGGCTTTGCAGCATGCTTGCATGCTACTGGCTGGTGTACACACTCAATAACGATAAGGACAGATGAATGATAGGGATGGCATGTCACTCTTGCTCGCCTGGTGGTGGGTTggaatctctctctcacctctgtgCTTGATTGCCACGTGTTCactaatgaaacaatgaaagtgTGGGAATGATTAATCCTTTTAACGtttaataatttcataatgTTAAAGTTCAGTGGTCATGCATGCTGTAGTGAGTAGAGTAAATGGGATTAACACACATACGACTTCTTTCAGCACAGTCTACTCCTTAACTCTATCTTTACATTCCACTTACTGTCAATACTTCATTGGACTTTTCACTCAATGCAAATCACAGCTACTGGGGAAATTTTATGCATGTTTAATGTGTTGATTTTCTGGGCTAATTATTCATTACTAATTGCCTATTATAATAACCTTAGAGCCCAGGTGATCTGATTTGTGTGTTGCAATCTGTTTACACAATGGTGATTTGACTACATTTTGGTGCTCTGGGGCAGCTGATCTCATTCTAGTGATTtgaaatgattggcaccctggCTTCCTGTCTTCCCATTGCTTTAAGCAGTGAGGCCCATGGGGGTGTTTGGCCTCCTGAACACTGCTGCTGTAAGGATGAGTAATGTAAGTAAGATTACCATTTAGGCTCTGAGAGGGCTGTGTAGGCTGAGCGCTAACTCTGCCTGTATGCTGGTTTGGTTGTAGTGAAGCTGCAGTGCCCTCAGGACCtgtgggaggtggaggtggaggtgaaaGGGTAGAAGGGGGGATCGGGATCATTGTGGACAGAGTGAAGGGGGCTCCGTCGGGAGAAGGGAGCCTCCGGCTGACGGGGTACAGCCAGAGGAGCGGTAAGGTGAGGACCGGGTTGGGGTCTGGGCCGGCCAGGCGAAACTCTGCAGATGGTTACATTGGGGCTGATTAAAGGGAGGTGACAGTGCCCTGGTCTGACAGTCCTCCCCTCTCTGCTGGCCTGCTCAGGTGCTGCTGTTTGGAACCTGTGGAATGCTCTGCTGCACCTCCACAGTGCTCTCCTCCATCAAACACGGGGACTTCATCTTCGGGGAGCAACGGGTACGCCTCCCCTCTGCACCCATCAGCACACTTCAAGTAACTCCAAAGCAACTTCTACAACAATATTAAACAGTGTCCATTAAACAGAGCTCTGTGTGCTCCACCGTTTCTTGTTTTGGGCCagtccctgtgaagttgtctGGGTGAGGAATCTCATAACTATGCATCCAggggctgtatgtgtgtattaccagatttttagcttttttttcaaTTGGATGGCaaaacataacattgctgtgcaAGCTGCTTTGGAGTGAATTGAACTgtactttcttgctttaaagaaaatacacttGAAGTAACTTCATATAATGGCCTGTCCCAGGCATTATGAAGCCAGCAGGTCATCCAAAATCTAAAATATTCTGTCTGAaaaatataagtctaaaaaacataAAGTGAACTGCTTACCATTGTCATGATTCATGAGTCGACGTGCAGGACGTGCACTCTGAGGCTCTGCTCctgtagtatgtgtgtggacATGATTCATGAGTCAATATGCAGGACGTGCACACTGAGGCTCTGCTCTTGTAGTATGTGATTCATGAGTCAATGTGCAGGATGTGCACTCTGAGGCTCCGCTCctgtagtatgtgtgtggacATGATTCATGAGTCAATGTGCAGGACGTGCACTCTGAGGCTCTGCTCCTGTGTGCCCTCAGATCAGCTACTCCCCCGCCCAGCCCCAGGAGGACATGGTGCTGATCCTGCGCTTCTATCACTGGCCTGGAGGGGGCAGTGGAGAGCCTGGGAGCCTGGTGGAGCAGAAGAGTCGGGCCCCTTGGGAGCAGGACGGCGTGGCAGGGAACCTCGCTAAGCAGGAGGAGTGTGCCTCCGCGTGGGGGGTGATCAGACTCACCCGTCCCGCGGCTCCAGGTGCGTGACTGCTGCAAGGCTGCCGCTCACATAGGTGTATGTGCTTTAAATTCACTCAAAAAGTATCCTCCCATACCTGCTTCTGCTTTAATGAAACGGACATATATACATCCCATGGGAGGTATTATGGCGCGTTCCatttacctcggaagtcggaagTCGGAGCTGGGAATGACGTCACACTCGAGTAAACAACTCGGATAACCAAGATGGACGCCTCCAGTGCTATTGTTGCTATCGTTGTAGCCATTGTTAGCAATACCAGttgaaaacaccacattacacggtattctatacatacaaacaccgtaGTAACATGTCCACAGATAGACGTTGGACAGTACTACGTATACcacttatttaattacacaaaaacaaaacagaagtgctaaataatacattacgagAGATTTTATTAACCGTTGACGCACAgagcagccatcttggatttcTAACTCGGGGTTACTCGGTCCTTCCGACTTTCCCAGTCGGAAATCCCACCTCAGGGGGCGTTCCAGTTGAAATGTCCGACTGGGAACTCGGAAATTCCAACTTCCCAGTACAAATGGAACGCACCATTATGTTATATGATTTGAGATCCGTGTTGTTTGTTGAGCTGTTTTTAGTGAGCTTCTGTTCTTGTGGTGGTTTGAGAATGGAGGATCAATACTTCAGCAGTTCAGTGAtattgcatacatacagtaatgaCACAGTTTACATACACAGAAAGACAGTGGACATTGTGCTAGAGAcaatgttctgctgtgaagcaGCAGTACTGACCCTGTGTCCCATTTCCCTGACAGTGGAGAAAAGAGCAGCTGGCCAAGAGGTGACCTGGAACACTGGCACCCACACAGTGCCCCTTTACCATGTGCCAGTGCCACCTGCCATTGCCCTCACTGCCCTGGTAAAGTAATTGTCTCAAATTGTTGTCAAAGTCACTGCTCTGCTCATTTCCAGTCTACAACAGACCAACAACATATCAATTACCTGTTGTAAAACATACAATATTTCCTAAAGCCTAAGTTTGCAGACCTTTGGGTGTCCTTAAAGGTACTGTAGCGGGTCCCTGGCCAGACTAGATATGCAGTGGCTATATATGGATTTAAGAAACCATTTAAAAAGATAGAAACCCTTTTTTATAAAGGCACCCCTATTAATTTATGATGACGTCCCCTGGATACCTTTGACCCTGGGTGGGGGTCCCTGAATCAGAACCTTAAAACATACATAACTTCTTCCCAGACAAATGGTAGCTTGATCACTGCATTTTTGTTCCTGTATTTATAATCCTCcattgctttttaaatgtaactctCTGATTGACAACGTGTTGATGTTTCTTTCTCTGCCCTTATGTTAGCCCGATGAGAGTCTGGTAAAGCCCTTTGCGGCTTATGGAGACGCGGCGGCTCGTCTGCATATCTACAGCGGCGAGGCGCCCCTCTTCCCGTTCCCTCCAGAGTCCCCAATCCCCCCTCATCGCCCTCCAGAGTGGCCTCAGGTCCGCTGCCTCATGGGTCATCTGCAGCTACATATCATATCCAGCACATATCTCTACCGGAGTCAATATCCAAATCAGCGCCTCGGTTAACTCAACACTTATTTCTTGTTTAAGCTACATTTGCACTTTGCTGGAAAGCTTACACATTTTAAACTGGTTTTCTTGGGTCTGTCTGAAATTAGGTTTGAATGGGAAATATACTGCATCAAAACATTTGCAGGTACATCAATAACATTTTTACAGCATATTTTAATATGTGCAATATGCACATTAGCATGTTCAGAATCATGATAAAAGGCATCGTCTCAAACTGAAATGGTCTGAATTTCATCCCAAGTATTGATTATTCTGTGGTGATGTCTCCAGGGGGCATATATCTTCCATCAACGGGAGACCCCTCCAGCACGCCCCTTCCTCTCGGGAGACGGGTTTGACCTCTACATTGATGGAGCCCGCTTCCTGCCAGACTGTGTAACCATCAGCAGAGTCGCCGGACGCATCTTCGACCGACACTACAACCAGTGAGTGAGGAGACCTCAGATGCTGAGAGGACAGGTTTCACTCCTGTGGCTTTCAAAACCTGTGCTGTTATAGTAGTTTGAGGTTTGAGCATATCTGCCTTGCAATTGCAAAACCCACCAATGCATTGGTTTTTGCAGAGTGGGGCCAGATATTTCCACAGGAATAGACCTGAACAGCAACATCTTTGAGCCAGTTTACGATGAGAGGGTAGAGATTCGCTGTCCCAATATGCCCCCATCGGCAACACTTTTACTAAAGgtgagtgaaagaaagagaactgggggtgtgtgtgtatattaatgGCCTGACCCAGTGGTGGCACCTGATGATGCCTTTAACCATTTTCTGAGGGAAAATCTAAAATATCGATTGCATCTTACTCGCAGCACTGGTCTTATATTTATCTGCAGGTTTACACTGTGGACCGTTTTAGTCTGAGAATGGTCCTGATTGGCTGGACAGCACTTGGTCTGTTTGTGGAGTCTGGTAGTGAGACCCAGCCTGGTGTGGACACTGGTGCATTGCAggtactcagtgtgtgtgtgtgtgtgtgtgtatgtgtgagtgtgtgcatgcgtgcgtgtgcatgtgtgcgtgagtgtgtgcatgcgtgcgcgtgcatgtgcgcgtgagtgtgtgcgtgtgtgtgtgtgagtgcatgtttgtgtgtgtgtgtgtggcgtgcacGCATGCGCGGCACGTGACCCATAATTACAATGCAGTACAGCTAACTGAAGCAGTTGTCAATGAGTAGACTTCATCAGCTGTGGCCTTGCTTTATCCCTACCGTAGATATCACTGAACGAGGGCGCCCATCAGCTTAGACTATACCACAGTGGCCCTGACCCTGACAAGCCTCTGTCCACTAAAGCACTGAGCTCAGCCAGCAGGTATTAATGTGCCCTGTTGAATGGTGTGAAAGTAGTGTCTTTCAGGATACAGCCTAAACACAACACGCACAGATTGATTGTGCTTTTGTATTGTGAGTGCAGGCGGGTGCCCTGTGCTACTGTGCTTGTGCGGGTGGCGAGAGCCCCTGTGGATGAGCATGGCCTCGCCCTGAGCCGCAGCCAGTTACCCGAGGGACACTGGGGAAAGCTGGGGCTGCTTCTACCCCGGCCAAGCTACTCCAAAGGAGGGTATTACTCCAGCTCTGCCAGGCCTACCCCTGGGGAGGCCTCACTACAGTCTGCCATGATCCACCGGTGAGCTCTGCTCCATTCTCAAAATATAGCCAGTCGTCACCAGTCCAAACAGCTGCAGGACCAACATGGTTGCTAGCATGTCGAGCTGTTCCATATCTTCTTCTTTTAGGTCAGTGGTGCTTGTCAGAGAGATCGCCAGTCTAATTGCTGGAACAAGCTGGGGGGCAGAGCCAAAGTCAGATGAAGAGATAAGCAATTGGATCAAACAGAAGTTAAGCCGCATGATGGACAGCAGGCCCCAGCCTTTCAACTTGAACATGGTCTCACGCTACCTCAGTTCTGCAGGACTGAAAGTAAGCTGgaggaaatgttttttgaacACTATGCAGTGAAAACAGACCTGCCTCATGATCCTTACTGGGGCCTGTGTTCTAGGTATCTGTGGACCGAGCGCTTAACCTGCCTTGGACAGCCTTCACCTTAGGTCTCTGCACCCTCAGTCCCCCTGCCGCCTTCTACCATGGGACATCATGGTTTTCATACGACCGCCCCGCCATTCTGCAGCAGCTGGACTTCAACAGCAGTCAGAGCTCCCCCCGGTGGTCAGATGGGTTCAAGGTAATGTAATATCAGAAAAAAATTGGGATTGATTCAAAAACTGATTAGCATAAAATCCATAAATGAACACCAGCAGTTTGGTGAGGTGTAACTGCAGATCCAGTCATTGCCAAATTAATGTCCATACATTGATAAATCTTCAGAAAGTGTCAAGAAATGAAAAGGACTTATTTTGTAAGTTACAAAAAATACTTGTCAACTAATTTCTGGTTCATTCAAGGATTTGAGACAACCTTTGTTGTCTCTGGTGTTGTCATGTGCCATACAGTCCTGAATAAAATCCTGCCCATTGGGCTGCAGATAAATGGCCATAACAGTGGGAGTGAGAGTTTTAGAATGCAGCTACATTTGCTCAGTGTTATAACCAATCCTGAAAAGCACCCAGGGCTCATTCAAGGTTTCTGGGCTGAAGTCTTTCCCCAGGCGGGTACACCACCAGCACCTGACTGCCATCATACACCTGCATGAAGTTTCTGTACTGGCTGCACAGGATCCTGCTGGTACCCAGTCACCCAGGGGGCAGAACACCTTAACTTATAGCCTTGGGAAAGAGTCATGGGCAGCTCTGCCCATCTTCACCCGGGGGTACTGCCATACAACTCATTACCAACTGCCCCTATATCAGGGTTCCCCTTCACAGGTCAGTAACGAGATTACAGCACTAATAGGACTCCAATTGACTTCCTGGGCAGAAATGAACTTCAGAATTTTTGCATTCATGCAGGATGTGATTAATGCCTTGGCCCATGGAGAATTCCAGATGGTTTTGGAAGATCTAAAACTGAAGGGTCAAGTAAGTATGTTACCTCgccaacatcacacacacatttattcagtCTAGCAGGCGATCCATAAATGTGTGTCCGGCAGGTCCAGCTGCTCAAAGGAGCGTCGGTTTTTGTGCGAGTGGCAGATGGCCGCAGGTGTGAGGAGCTGGATCTGAGCCAGGACAAGGTGAGACCACACTCAACCTATCAGTAACTGTaactcattaaaaaaatttgGATTTGAACAAGTGAAGATAAACCAATGCAATGAGTTAGTTAATGCAGAGATGTACATTAAAATGTAAGTCAAGGAACTTCTGGTTAATCTTTGAAAGCCCCTTCTCTTAAACATTGACCAACCTGTACTCCTACAGGACAGAGACATATCCCAGCTACCCATAGATCAAATGGACTTTTACACCCCCCAGGGCAACACCATACCCCTCTCACAACTTATACCCCCATCCTACACTGTGGACTCCTTCACCACTGAACTTACTGCCAAGTTCACACAGGTAAGGAATAAAATGTTGGCCTGACTGGAAAGTCATTCCAATCATGCAGAAGAGGGGATTCATTGGGCATGTTTTGTACCATTCATTGCAGCTTGTTTACCGGActctgggaacctccactcaacTCGGCAAGCAAAATCTCCTGCAACTGTGACAGAAGCAGCCCCAGTGCTCCACCCTTAATGTTCCTGCAGTCAAATTCCACCCTCATGTACAGTAAACAGCAAACCACAATAAAAGTGTAAAATTGAGAAATCTAAACTGATCACGAGTGAGACGTTCACTTTTGCAAATATTCTTTATTGAAACGTACTACAATTTTACAAAAAGGGGAACAAACATTTAACATGGAAATGCCTTATTTACAACACAAAGCTTACAGATGGGAGGGAAAGGGAGCATGCTGTACTGGTTGATCTGCCATCTTCAGGAAGGACATCACGAGGTCTCCACTGTGGTGGACGGCTTCACTGGCTGAGGGAGGACAAAAGGGTTT
The sequence above is a segment of the Conger conger chromosome 4, fConCon1.1, whole genome shotgun sequence genome. Coding sequences within it:
- the LOC133127456 gene encoding uncharacterized protein LOC133127456, with protein sequence MLCCTSTVLSSIKHGDFIFGEQRISYSPAQPQEDMVLILRFYHWPGGGSGEPGSLVEQKSRAPWEQDGVAGNLAKQEECASAWGVIRLTRPAAPVEKRAAGQEVTWNTGTHTVPLYHVPVPPAIALTALPDESLVKPFAAYGDAAARLHIYSGEAPLFPFPPESPIPPHRPPEWPQGAYIFHQRETPPARPFLSGDGFDLYIDGARFLPDCVTISRVAGRIFDRHYNQVGPDISTGIDLNSNIFEPVYDERVEIRCPNMPPSATLLLKVYTVDRFSLRMVLIGWTALGLFVESGSETQPGVDTGALQISLNEGAHQLRLYHSGPDPDKPLSTKALSSASRRVPCATVLVRVARAPVDEHGLALSRSQLPEGHWGKLGLLLPRPSYSKGGYYSSSARPTPGEASLQSAMIHRSVVLVREIASLIAGTSWGAEPKSDEEISNWIKQKLSRMMDSRPQPFNLNMVSRYLSSAGLKVSVDRALNLPWTAFTLGLCTLSPPAAFYHGTSWFSYDRPAILQQLDFNSSQSSPRWSDGFKSFPRRVHHQHLTAIIHLHEVSVLAAQDPAGTQSPRGQNTLTYSLGKESWAALPIFTRGYCHTTHYQLPLYQGSPSQDVINALAHGEFQMVLEDLKLKGQVQLLKGASVFVRVADGRRCEELDLSQDKDRDISQLPIDQMDFYTPQGNTIPLSQLIPPSYTVDSFTTELTAKFTQLVYRTLGTSTQLGKQNLLQL